In the genome of Cupriavidus malaysiensis, one region contains:
- the purT gene encoding formate-dependent phosphoribosylglycinamide formyltransferase, which produces MSHIGTPLSPCATKVMLLGSGELGKEVLIALQRLGVETIAVDRYADAPGQQVAHHARTIAMSDADQLKALIEAEKPDLVVPEIEAIATPALEALEAAGVARVVPTARAARLTMDREGIRRLAAETLGLPTSPYRFCDSLEELQAAIDGGIGYPCVVKPVMSSSGKGQSKIDGPDGVRAAWDYAMAGGRVSHGRIIVEGFIDFDYEITLLTVRARGAGGEVETQFCEPIGHVQVSGDYVESWQPHPMHPAALQKAQQIAAAVTADLGGQGIFGVELFVKGEQVWFSEVSPRPHDTGMVTMITQWQNEFELHARAILGLPVSTALKSPGASAVIYGGVDAKAVVFEGVDEALRVPQTDLRLFGKPESFVKRRMGVALAHAADVDTARERAKEAAAKVKVRAAG; this is translated from the coding sequence ATGAGCCACATCGGAACCCCCCTCTCTCCCTGCGCGACCAAAGTGATGCTGCTCGGCTCGGGCGAACTCGGCAAGGAAGTGCTGATCGCCCTGCAGCGCCTCGGCGTCGAGACCATCGCGGTCGACCGCTATGCCGACGCGCCGGGGCAGCAGGTGGCCCACCATGCGCGCACCATCGCCATGAGCGACGCCGACCAGCTCAAGGCGCTGATCGAGGCGGAGAAGCCCGACCTGGTGGTGCCGGAGATCGAGGCCATCGCCACGCCCGCGCTGGAAGCGCTGGAAGCGGCCGGCGTGGCGCGGGTGGTGCCGACCGCGCGCGCCGCGCGCCTGACCATGGACCGCGAGGGCATCCGCCGCCTCGCCGCCGAGACCCTGGGCCTGCCCACCAGCCCCTACCGCTTCTGCGATTCGCTGGAAGAGCTGCAGGCCGCCATCGACGGCGGCATCGGCTATCCCTGCGTGGTCAAGCCGGTGATGAGCAGCTCGGGCAAGGGCCAGAGCAAGATCGACGGCCCCGACGGCGTGCGCGCCGCCTGGGACTACGCCATGGCCGGCGGTCGCGTCAGCCACGGCCGCATCATTGTCGAAGGCTTCATCGACTTCGACTACGAGATCACGCTGCTGACGGTGCGCGCGCGCGGCGCCGGCGGCGAGGTCGAGACGCAGTTCTGCGAGCCGATCGGCCACGTACAGGTCAGCGGCGACTACGTCGAGAGCTGGCAGCCCCACCCGATGCATCCGGCGGCGCTGCAGAAGGCGCAGCAGATCGCCGCCGCCGTGACCGCTGACCTGGGCGGGCAGGGCATCTTCGGCGTGGAGCTGTTCGTCAAGGGTGAGCAGGTCTGGTTCAGCGAGGTCAGCCCGCGTCCGCACGACACCGGCATGGTGACCATGATCACGCAGTGGCAGAACGAGTTCGAGCTGCACGCGCGCGCCATCCTCGGCCTGCCGGTCAGCACCGCGCTCAAGAGCCCGGGCGCCAGCGCGGTGATCTACGGTGGCGTGGACGCCAAGGCCGTGGTCTTCGAGGGCGTCGACGAAGCGCTGCGCGTGCCGCAGACCGACCTGCGCCTGTTCGGCAAGCCGGAGAGCTTCGTCAAGCGGCGCATGGGTGTGGCCCTGGCGCACGCCGCCGACGTCGACACCGCCCGCGAGCGCGCCAAGGAGGCGGCCGCCAAGGTCAAGGTGCGCGCGGCCGGCTGA